In one Bacteroides intestinalis DSM 17393 genomic region, the following are encoded:
- a CDS encoding cytidylyltransferase domain-containing protein: protein MKDGIIIQARTGSTRLHNKILLPFYGEQRIIDILIANIKQACPDKCIILATTNRPQDDVLAEVAHQAGILSFRGDEDNVLDRFIRAAEVFGVDRFIRVCSDNPFLRPETFNTFFAEHAFCPADYIAYGFADGRPTIKSHLGLYSELTTINALRRAAVSTQEKLHIEHVTIYLYTHPEKFKVRLLPLPAELEGRFDLRFTLDTMEDFTLLQELYATFYEKTDRSVHALLQLVQSHPEYRAKMLENIARNEK, encoded by the coding sequence ATGAAAGATGGAATAATTATTCAGGCACGTACCGGTTCCACCCGGTTGCACAATAAGATACTGCTCCCTTTCTATGGCGAACAGCGCATTATCGACATTCTGATAGCCAATATCAAACAGGCTTGTCCGGATAAGTGTATCATACTTGCCACGACCAACCGTCCGCAGGATGATGTACTTGCCGAAGTAGCCCATCAGGCAGGCATCCTCAGTTTTCGTGGTGATGAGGACAATGTGCTCGATCGCTTTATCCGTGCTGCCGAAGTCTTCGGCGTGGATCGTTTTATCCGTGTTTGTTCGGATAATCCTTTTCTGCGTCCCGAAACTTTCAATACTTTCTTTGCTGAACATGCTTTTTGTCCGGCAGATTATATCGCCTATGGCTTTGCTGACGGGCGTCCTACTATTAAATCTCACTTGGGTTTATATTCCGAGCTGACAACGATCAATGCTCTGCGTCGTGCGGCAGTTTCCACACAAGAGAAACTCCACATCGAGCATGTCACCATCTATCTTTATACACATCCTGAAAAGTTCAAGGTGCGTCTGCTTCCTTTGCCTGCCGAGTTGGAGGGCCGTTTCGATCTTCGTTTCACCCTCGATACGATGGAAGACTTTACCCTGCTACAAGAGCTTTATGCTACTTTCTATGAAAAGACTGATCGTAGTGTTCATGCCCTGTTGCAACTGGTGCAATCGCATCCCGAATATCGTGCCAAGATGCTGGAGAATATTGCAAGAAATGAAAAATAG
- a CDS encoding DUF4491 family protein, producing the protein MEFLNEYHLSGLFIGICTFLIIGLFHPVVVKAEYYWGTKCWWIFLVLGIGGVAASLCVENILIASLLGVFAFSSFWTIKEVFEQEDRVKKGWFPKNPKRTYKF; encoded by the coding sequence ATGGAATTCTTAAACGAATATCATCTTTCGGGACTGTTCATCGGCATTTGTACTTTTCTTATCATCGGGTTGTTTCACCCTGTGGTAGTAAAGGCCGAGTACTATTGGGGTACCAAGTGCTGGTGGATTTTTCTTGTACTGGGCATCGGAGGTGTCGCTGCTTCACTTTGTGTAGAAAATATCCTGATTGCTTCCCTCTTAGGTGTATTTGCTTTTTCCTCGTTCTGGACGATCAAAGAAGTCTTTGAACAGGAAGACCGCGTAAAGAAAGGATGGTTCCCCAAGAACCCCAAACGTACGTATAAGTTCTAA
- a CDS encoding glycosyltransferase family 2 protein, which translates to MHNRLTPKFSIITVTYNAEAVLEDTILSVISQTYHHIEYIIIDGASKDRTLAIAERYRDRITQIVSEPDKGLYDAMNKGINLATGDYLCFLNAGDSFHEDDTLQQMVHTLGIGELPDVIYGETALVNKERHFLRMRRLSAPEVLTWKSFKQGMLVCHQAFFAKRSLAIPYDMQYRFSADFDWCIRIMKKARTLHNTHLTLIDYLEEGMTTQNQKASLRERFRIMVKHYGLVSTVAHHTWFVLRMILKK; encoded by the coding sequence ATGCATAATCGCCTTACGCCCAAGTTCAGCATCATCACCGTGACTTACAATGCCGAAGCCGTATTGGAAGACACGATACTAAGTGTGATCTCCCAAACCTACCACCACATAGAGTACATCATTATAGACGGTGCTTCCAAAGATCGCACCCTCGCCATTGCCGAAAGGTATCGCGACCGCATTACGCAAATCGTCAGCGAACCGGACAAGGGACTGTACGATGCCATGAACAAAGGCATCAACCTGGCAACCGGCGACTATCTCTGTTTCCTCAATGCCGGAGACAGTTTCCACGAAGATGACACTTTGCAGCAGATGGTACATACCCTGGGAATCGGTGAACTGCCGGACGTTATTTATGGTGAAACGGCTCTGGTTAATAAAGAGAGGCACTTCCTCCGTATGCGCCGCCTCTCCGCACCCGAAGTGCTGACATGGAAGAGTTTCAAGCAAGGGATGCTTGTTTGTCATCAGGCTTTCTTCGCTAAACGAAGTCTGGCCATACCCTACGATATGCAATACCGCTTCTCTGCCGACTTTGATTGGTGCATCCGCATCATGAAAAAAGCACGGACGTTACACAACACGCACCTCACGCTTATCGATTATCTGGAAGAAGGCATGACCACGCAGAATCAGAAAGCCTCCCTACGGGAACGCTTCCGCATCATGGTGAAACATTACGGGCTGGTAAGTACCGTGGCACATCATACATGGTTTGTATTGCGGATGATATTAAAGAAGTAA
- a CDS encoding FKBP-type peptidyl-prolyl cis-trans isomerase, with protein MDKFSYAIGLGIGQNLLSMGAKGIEVDDFAQAIKDVLEGNKTAISHAEARDIVNKYFAELEEKMNAASIEQGKQFLEENKQRPGVVTLPSGLQYEVINEGNVGKYAKATDQVKCHYEGTLVDGTLFDSSIKRGQPAVFGVNQVIPGWVEALQLMPEGAKWKLYIPSDLAYGAQGAGEMIPPHSTLIFEVELLEILSQK; from the coding sequence ATGGATAAATTCAGTTACGCTATCGGCCTTGGAATAGGTCAAAATTTATTAAGCATGGGTGCAAAAGGCATCGAAGTAGATGACTTTGCACAAGCTATCAAAGACGTATTAGAAGGAAACAAAACCGCTATATCGCATGCAGAAGCCCGCGATATAGTGAACAAATACTTCGCCGAACTGGAAGAGAAAATGAATGCCGCCAGCATAGAACAAGGCAAACAATTCCTGGAAGAAAACAAGCAGCGTCCGGGTGTTGTTACCCTGCCAAGCGGTTTGCAGTACGAAGTCATCAACGAAGGCAACGTAGGCAAATATGCAAAAGCTACCGACCAGGTGAAATGTCACTACGAAGGTACACTGGTTGACGGAACTCTGTTCGACAGTTCTATCAAACGCGGACAACCTGCCGTGTTCGGTGTAAACCAGGTAATCCCCGGTTGGGTAGAAGCTTTGCAACTCATGCCCGAAGGCGCCAAATGGAAACTCTACATTCCTTCCGACCTGGCATACGGTGCACAAGGTGCAGGCGAAATGATACCGCCTCACAGCACACTGATCTTCGAAGTAGAATTACTTGAAATATTATCCCAAAAATAA
- a CDS encoding Lrp/AsnC family transcriptional regulator yields MEKIDNLDRQILEIISQNARIPFKDVAAECGVSRAAIHQRVQRLIDLGVIVGSGYHVNPKSLGYRTCTYVGIKLEKGSMYKSVVAEMEKIPEIVECHFTTGPYTMLTKVYARDNEHLMDLLNNKMQEIPGVTATETLISLEQSIKKEIPICPEK; encoded by the coding sequence ATGGAAAAAATAGACAATCTTGACCGGCAGATTCTGGAAATCATCTCTCAGAATGCCCGCATTCCTTTCAAAGATGTAGCTGCTGAGTGTGGCGTATCACGTGCTGCCATTCATCAACGTGTACAACGTTTGATTGATTTAGGCGTTATTGTCGGCTCCGGTTATCATGTGAATCCTAAATCTCTGGGATACAGAACCTGCACGTATGTAGGTATCAAGCTTGAGAAAGGTTCCATGTATAAATCAGTGGTTGCCGAAATGGAAAAGATACCGGAAATCGTGGAATGCCACTTCACCACAGGTCCTTATACAATGCTGACAAAGGTTTATGCACGTGATAATGAGCACCTGATGGACTTGCTGAATAACAAAATGCAGGAAATTCCGGGCGTAACCGCTACTGAAACTTTGATTTCACTGGAGCAAAGCATCAAAAAGGAAATTCCCATTTGCCCGGAGAAATAA
- a CDS encoding FKBP-type peptidyl-prolyl cis-trans isomerase — translation MKKVTLIMALAVGAGLASCTAQSPKANLKTEVDSLSYAIGMARTEGLTQYLMQQGVDTTQMAEFIKGFNEGAAKTSEKDLAYMTGMQIGQMVGKQWVEGFNQQIFGSDSTQTISRENMLAGFIAGITGKTGVMTKEAATTYMREGMESIKEKALAVKYADNKAEGEKFLADNKGKEGVVTTPSGLQYKIITKGTGEIPADTSKVKVNYKGTLIDGTEFDSSYKRNEPATFRANQVIKGWTEALTMMPVGSKWELYIPQDLAYGGRETGGQIKPFSTLIFEVELVGIEK, via the coding sequence ATGAAAAAAGTAACATTGATCATGGCTCTTGCAGTAGGCGCAGGTTTAGCTTCCTGTACTGCACAAAGTCCGAAAGCAAATCTGAAAACAGAAGTTGACTCATTGTCTTATGCCATCGGTATGGCTCGTACAGAAGGCTTAACTCAGTATCTGATGCAACAAGGTGTTGATACTACTCAGATGGCTGAATTCATCAAAGGTTTCAACGAAGGCGCTGCTAAGACCAGCGAAAAAGACCTCGCTTATATGACTGGTATGCAAATCGGTCAAATGGTAGGCAAACAATGGGTAGAAGGTTTCAACCAACAAATCTTCGGTAGCGACTCTACTCAGACTATCAGCCGCGAAAACATGCTGGCAGGTTTCATTGCAGGTATCACAGGTAAGACTGGCGTTATGACTAAAGAAGCTGCAACAACTTACATGCGCGAAGGTATGGAAAGCATCAAAGAGAAAGCTTTGGCAGTTAAGTATGCTGATAACAAAGCTGAAGGTGAAAAATTCCTCGCTGACAACAAAGGTAAAGAAGGTGTTGTAACTACTCCGAGCGGTCTGCAATACAAAATCATCACCAAAGGTACAGGTGAGATTCCTGCTGACACCAGCAAAGTGAAAGTAAACTACAAGGGTACTTTGATTGACGGTACTGAGTTCGACAGCTCTTACAAACGCAACGAGCCTGCAACTTTCCGTGCTAATCAAGTTATCAAAGGTTGGACAGAAGCCCTCACTATGATGCCTGTAGGTTCTAAGTGGGAACTTTATATTCCTCAGGACCTGGCTTATGGTGGCAGAGAAACCGGCGGTCAGATCAAACCGTTCTCTACTCTGATATTCGAAGTAGAGCTCGTTGGTATCGAAAAATAA
- a CDS encoding N-acetylneuraminate synthase family protein gives MSTYIIGEIGQNHNGSVDIAKLIVDLVSRPVREEVFNIELRPMDAVKLTKRDLNEELTDSQMNRPYDSPHSFGRTYGEHRAFLELTDEEHLEIYKHAKALGLDFVETLCSKGCLSLLKLFTPDRLKVASRDLTNLPLLEVMAETKIPIILSTGMAGKKELDDALEVITRYHDNISILHCVSQYPTQPDNLNLKTISYLKQHYGQYCIGFSDHTIGIAAPIVAVGMGAEIIEKHVTIDRRMKGTDQQGSLGPDGVNRMIRDIRIAERWLGKEELYIDSSVTSAKVKLERSIATNKTLHPGDIITEDDIHLLSPGDGFKWAEREKVVGHKVLKEIPRNEIIYPSSII, from the coding sequence ATGAGTACTTATATAATAGGAGAAATCGGACAGAACCATAACGGTTCCGTCGACATAGCCAAGTTGATCGTAGACCTGGTGTCCCGCCCTGTTCGTGAAGAAGTGTTCAATATAGAACTCCGTCCGATGGATGCGGTGAAACTGACCAAGCGTGATCTGAATGAGGAACTGACGGACTCGCAGATGAACCGTCCGTATGATTCTCCCCATTCTTTCGGACGCACCTATGGCGAGCATCGCGCTTTCCTGGAACTGACGGACGAAGAGCATCTGGAAATCTATAAGCATGCCAAGGCTTTAGGCCTCGATTTTGTGGAAACGCTTTGTTCCAAAGGCTGTCTCTCCTTGTTGAAGCTCTTCACTCCCGACCGCCTGAAAGTGGCAAGCCGTGACCTTACCAACTTGCCGTTGCTGGAAGTAATGGCCGAAACGAAGATACCTATTATCCTGTCTACCGGTATGGCAGGCAAGAAGGAACTGGATGATGCTTTGGAAGTTATCACTCGCTATCATGATAACATTTCTATCTTGCATTGTGTATCCCAGTATCCCACACAGCCCGATAATCTGAATTTAAAGACGATTTCTTATCTGAAACAGCATTATGGTCAATACTGTATTGGTTTTTCAGATCATACCATTGGCATTGCTGCCCCTATCGTTGCTGTAGGTATGGGTGCGGAGATCATCGAAAAGCATGTCACTATCGACCGTCGCATGAAAGGAACCGATCAGCAAGGTTCGCTCGGACCTGATGGTGTGAACCGCATGATACGTGATATCCGTATTGCCGAACGCTGGCTGGGAAAAGAAGAATTGTATATCGACTCCTCGGTGACTTCGGCAAAAGTGAAACTGGAACGTTCTATTGCAACGAATAAAACCTTGCATCCCGGAGACATTATTACTGAAGATGATATCCATTTGTTAAGTCCCGGTGATGGCTTTAAATGGGCCGAACGTGAGAAGGTAGTAGGGCATAAAGTATTGAAAGAAATTCCCCGTAATGAGATCATTTATCCGAGTTCTATCATTTAA
- a CDS encoding glycosyltransferase, with protein sequence MTNKTVSIVMCTYNGERYLKEQLMSLLNQTYSPIEIIIQDDLSTDNTLEIIHDYQERYPGIIHLFQNSRRLGYNQNFLSAYQKANGYYIASADQDDIWETNKIEILIREIGDSTLIFHNSVLFNQKNPNMGLLHKKDWGEHPHPLSVLVNPKAYGHQILFRREVLPLIHQFETYNVSYDSLVYTLCSSMGDVKYINQVLVHWRRHENASTFTSRQANKNKLYGYYTALCALHDHTKRQISREYFRLYQRIQFKFKPDRQVIACMKTGTLYEIIKAGLICVHYRNELFPQKDKGVLCILKSFFLPLFFIRDYGLGIIRPSKVQLNAPGKMQ encoded by the coding sequence ATGACAAATAAAACTGTTTCCATTGTAATGTGCACTTACAATGGAGAGAGATATTTAAAAGAGCAATTAATGTCTCTCCTAAACCAAACCTACTCTCCCATAGAAATCATTATCCAGGATGACTTATCTACTGATAACACCCTTGAAATCATTCATGATTATCAGGAAAGATACCCTGGCATCATTCATTTGTTCCAGAATTCAAGGCGACTGGGATATAATCAGAATTTCCTGTCAGCCTACCAAAAGGCAAATGGATACTATATAGCCAGTGCCGATCAGGATGATATATGGGAAACGAACAAAATAGAAATCCTGATCAGAGAGATCGGAGATTCCACGCTTATCTTTCACAATTCGGTATTGTTTAATCAAAAGAATCCGAATATGGGACTGCTGCACAAAAAGGATTGGGGAGAACATCCGCATCCCCTTAGTGTACTTGTCAACCCTAAAGCATACGGGCATCAGATTCTTTTTCGTCGGGAAGTGCTTCCGCTTATCCACCAGTTCGAAACATATAATGTATCATACGACAGCCTCGTTTACACACTATGCAGCAGCATGGGAGATGTAAAATACATCAACCAAGTACTTGTACACTGGCGCAGGCACGAAAACGCAAGCACCTTTACGAGCAGACAGGCAAACAAGAATAAGTTGTATGGTTATTATACTGCATTATGTGCTTTGCACGACCACACGAAGCGTCAAATCAGCCGCGAGTATTTTCGTCTGTATCAACGAATTCAATTTAAATTTAAACCGGACCGCCAGGTAATTGCATGCATGAAAACAGGAACCCTGTATGAGATAATCAAGGCCGGATTGATTTGTGTCCATTACAGGAACGAACTGTTCCCTCAGAAAGACAAAGGAGTTCTCTGTATCTTAAAAAGTTTCTTCTTGCCCTTATTCTTTATTCGCGATTACGGATTAGGAATTATTCGTCCTTCCAAAGTACAACTCAACGCTCCAGGCAAGATGCAATAA
- a CDS encoding glycosyltransferase family 4 protein, whose protein sequence is MRILLINTTEKIGGPAVAASRLMEALKNNGIKAKLLVRDKQTEQITVVELPHNLRMVWKFVWERIVIWKANHFNKRHLFAVDIANTGTDITALPEFQQADVIHLHWINQGMLSLKNIEKILASGKPVVWTMHDMWPCTGICHYSGGCMHYEEECHHCPFIHNGSRKKDLSHRIFLKKQKLYEGRHINFVACSHWLEERAKKSALFSGHVITNIPNPINTNLYKPHDKKAAREKCMLPQDSKLILFGSVKIMDTRKGVDYMIKACKLLAEKYPELKEQLGVVVFGNQSQQIQNMLPFKVYPLAFVSNEHQLVDIYNSVDLFVTPSLEENLPNMIMEAMSCGIPCVGFNVGGIPEMIDHLHNGYVAQYKSVEDFANGIYWILTEPEYATLAEQACRKAVSNYSERAIAKRYIDVYNKITGRHA, encoded by the coding sequence ATGAGAATACTACTTATTAATACTACAGAGAAGATAGGCGGTCCGGCTGTAGCCGCCAGCCGCCTGATGGAAGCCCTGAAGAATAACGGCATCAAAGCCAAACTACTGGTGCGCGACAAACAAACCGAACAGATCACCGTAGTAGAATTGCCCCACAACCTGCGCATGGTATGGAAATTCGTATGGGAACGAATCGTTATCTGGAAGGCCAATCACTTCAATAAAAGACATCTCTTTGCTGTAGACATAGCCAATACCGGTACGGATATCACCGCTTTGCCGGAATTCCAACAAGCAGACGTCATACATCTTCACTGGATCAACCAGGGAATGCTTTCTTTAAAGAACATCGAAAAGATTCTTGCTTCGGGCAAGCCTGTAGTCTGGACCATGCACGATATGTGGCCATGCACCGGCATCTGCCACTACTCCGGCGGATGCATGCATTACGAAGAAGAGTGCCATCATTGCCCTTTTATCCATAACGGAAGCAGAAAGAAAGATCTCTCCCACCGTATATTTCTTAAAAAGCAGAAACTGTACGAAGGACGCCACATCAATTTCGTTGCCTGTAGTCATTGGCTGGAAGAACGAGCCAAGAAAAGTGCCCTTTTCAGCGGACACGTCATTACGAATATCCCTAATCCCATCAACACCAACCTCTACAAGCCTCATGATAAAAAGGCAGCACGGGAGAAGTGTATGCTTCCGCAAGACAGTAAACTGATTCTGTTCGGTTCGGTGAAGATTATGGATACCCGCAAGGGGGTAGATTACATGATTAAGGCGTGCAAACTGCTGGCAGAGAAATATCCGGAGTTGAAAGAACAATTGGGTGTTGTGGTCTTCGGTAACCAGTCGCAACAAATACAGAACATGTTGCCTTTCAAGGTTTATCCGCTCGCCTTCGTCAGCAACGAGCATCAGTTGGTAGATATCTACAATTCCGTAGACCTCTTCGTCACCCCATCCCTGGAAGAAAATCTACCGAACATGATTATGGAAGCCATGTCCTGCGGCATACCTTGCGTAGGTTTCAACGTAGGCGGCATACCGGAAATGATAGACCACCTGCACAACGGCTATGTGGCGCAATATAAATCGGTTGAAGACTTCGCCAACGGCATCTACTGGATACTCACTGAACCGGAATACGCCACCCTCGCCGAACAAGCCTGCCGGAAAGCTGTTTCCAATTATTCGGAACGCGCCATTGCCAAAAGATACATTGACGTTTACAACAAAATAACCGGAAGACATGCATAA
- a CDS encoding SIR2 family NAD-dependent protein deacylase, giving the protein MKKNLVILSGAGMSAESGISTFRDAGGLWDKYPVMQVASAEGYVRDPELVIDFYNERRKQLLDVEPNAGHTGLAELEKDFNVTVVTQNVDNLHERAGSTHVIHLHGELTKVCSSRDPYNPRYVRELKPEEYEVKMGDKAGDGSQLRPFIVWFGEAVPEIETAIGYVEKADIFVIIGTSMNVYPAAGLLNYVPRTAEVYLIDPKPVDTHSMRQIHVIQKGASEGVKELKTEILH; this is encoded by the coding sequence ATGAAGAAGAATTTAGTGATTTTGTCCGGTGCTGGAATGAGTGCCGAGAGTGGCATTAGTACGTTTCGTGATGCAGGCGGACTGTGGGATAAATATCCGGTGATGCAGGTAGCCAGTGCCGAAGGGTATGTACGTGATCCGGAGTTGGTGATTGACTTCTATAACGAACGCCGTAAACAATTGCTTGATGTGGAACCGAATGCAGGACATACAGGGCTTGCCGAGTTGGAGAAAGACTTTAATGTGACGGTAGTTACGCAGAATGTGGACAATCTGCACGAGCGTGCGGGAAGTACGCACGTCATTCATCTGCATGGTGAGTTGACAAAGGTTTGTTCGAGCCGTGATCCTTATAATCCTCGTTATGTAAGAGAGTTGAAACCGGAAGAGTATGAAGTGAAGATGGGCGACAAGGCTGGCGATGGTTCTCAGTTGCGCCCGTTTATAGTCTGGTTTGGTGAAGCTGTACCGGAGATAGAAACGGCTATCGGCTATGTGGAAAAGGCGGATATCTTTGTAATCATAGGTACTTCGATGAATGTGTATCCGGCAGCAGGTTTGCTGAATTATGTACCGCGGACGGCAGAGGTGTATCTGATTGATCCGAAACCGGTGGATACGCACTCGATGAGGCAGATACATGTCATTCAGAAAGGAGCTTCGGAAGGAGTGAAAGAACTGAAGACAGAGATTCTTCACTAA
- a CDS encoding KdsC family phosphatase, translating to MLPKLVITDIDGVWTDGGMYYTAEGDVMKRFSVKDGWGVIFLHKLDIPVAIMTGENSQIVQKRADKLKISHCYIGVKDKVAQAEEICRELGITLDEVAFIGDDLNDLPLLRKVGFSASPCNTPDYVKQEVKYVTVAHGGHGAFREFVEKILQDNGALQSVIASCLER from the coding sequence ATGTTGCCGAAATTAGTGATTACCGATATTGATGGTGTGTGGACCGATGGCGGAATGTATTATACTGCTGAGGGAGATGTTATGAAACGTTTTTCAGTGAAAGATGGTTGGGGGGTGATATTCCTGCATAAATTGGACATACCTGTTGCCATTATGACCGGAGAAAATTCACAAATCGTTCAGAAGCGTGCGGATAAGCTGAAGATCAGCCATTGCTATATAGGCGTGAAAGATAAAGTCGCTCAGGCCGAAGAAATCTGTCGGGAACTGGGTATCACACTGGATGAGGTTGCCTTTATCGGTGATGATTTGAATGACTTGCCTTTACTGCGGAAAGTAGGCTTTAGTGCCTCTCCTTGCAATACTCCTGACTATGTGAAACAGGAAGTAAAATACGTAACGGTTGCTCACGGTGGGCATGGTGCTTTCCGTGAGTTCGTAGAAAAGATATTGCAAGACAATGGAGCATTGCAGTCGGTTATTGCATCTTGCCTGGAGCGTTGA
- a CDS encoding glycosyltransferase: MRVLIINTSEKTGGAAIAARRLMESLYTAGTDVKMLVLHKESQSEQVISVGKNWQKKYTFLWERVVIWTNNLFSRKNLFTISIANTGFNVTKLPVFREADIIHLHWINQGMLSLRNIREIIESGKPIVWTLHDMWECTAICHHAHTCSLFKSECGNCPFLRFPGKNDLAHRTFKKKQKLFNATNQLNIVAVSKWLSSQVQQSTLLKEKPISVIPNTLSLADFRIMDKELSRKELSLPDKYIILFGAARIDDPIKGVEYLIQAIRLLIEKKEFPQEKLHLALFGRIKYPEKLFSTLPVSYTYFGRIGDTDKLSQLYSAADVIVSASFYETFGQTLIEAQACGCVPVSFGNSGQADIIRHKENGFLADYLSSDSLAEGIRWGITEARATLSEENMRNEVSEKYSGEVVAKQYLDLYQNLIRRKVTQ; encoded by the coding sequence ATGAGAGTACTTATAATCAATACGTCCGAGAAAACAGGCGGAGCCGCCATTGCTGCCAGACGCCTGATGGAGTCGCTCTATACAGCGGGAACAGACGTGAAGATGCTCGTCCTCCACAAGGAAAGCCAATCGGAACAGGTGATTTCAGTAGGTAAAAACTGGCAAAAAAAATACACCTTCTTATGGGAAAGAGTGGTTATCTGGACAAACAATCTCTTCAGCCGGAAAAACCTCTTTACCATATCCATAGCCAACACCGGCTTCAATGTAACCAAACTACCCGTATTCCGGGAAGCTGATATCATACACCTCCACTGGATAAACCAGGGAATGCTTTCACTGAGAAACATACGGGAAATCATCGAATCGGGTAAGCCCATTGTCTGGACATTGCACGACATGTGGGAATGTACAGCCATCTGCCACCATGCCCATACCTGCAGCCTGTTCAAAAGTGAATGCGGAAACTGTCCCTTCCTACGTTTCCCAGGCAAAAACGACCTGGCACACCGGACATTCAAGAAGAAACAGAAACTGTTCAATGCCACCAATCAACTGAATATCGTTGCAGTTAGCAAATGGCTCTCCTCACAAGTACAGCAAAGCACTTTGCTCAAAGAGAAGCCGATATCCGTTATTCCCAACACGCTTTCACTTGCCGACTTCCGGATCATGGACAAGGAACTGTCCCGCAAAGAACTGTCCCTGCCCGACAAATATATCATTCTGTTCGGAGCCGCCCGTATCGACGATCCTATCAAAGGAGTGGAATACCTGATTCAGGCAATCCGGCTATTGATTGAAAAGAAAGAATTCCCGCAAGAGAAACTCCATCTGGCCTTATTCGGCAGAATCAAATACCCGGAGAAACTATTCAGCACCCTCCCCGTCAGCTACACCTACTTTGGACGAATAGGTGATACGGACAAACTCTCACAGCTGTACTCGGCTGCAGACGTCATCGTATCCGCATCTTTTTATGAAACATTCGGTCAGACATTAATCGAGGCACAGGCCTGCGGCTGTGTCCCCGTGTCTTTCGGCAATAGCGGACAGGCCGACATTATTCGTCACAAGGAGAATGGTTTCTTAGCCGATTACCTCTCCTCGGACAGTCTGGCGGAGGGTATCCGATGGGGAATAACCGAAGCCCGAGCCACCCTATCGGAAGAAAATATGCGAAACGAAGTTTCCGAAAAATATTCTGGTGAAGTCGTTGCCAAGCAATATCTCGACCTCTACCAGAACTTAATCAGAAGAAAGGTAACACAATGA